One genomic segment of Mangifera indica cultivar Alphonso chromosome 6, CATAS_Mindica_2.1, whole genome shotgun sequence includes these proteins:
- the LOC123219750 gene encoding phosphatidate cytidylyltransferase, mitochondrial-like translates to MGLENEKRAELVSFLKAVPSVEFCCVYGSTLHPNNKDKSAMVDYILGVSDPLQWHSQITQVADDIGVGVHFNPFVTWNDRMLKYGVVRMHDLVQDILNWETFYLSGRPYLYPTPPIPDLACPFARSKGGG, encoded by the exons ATGGG ATTGGAGAATGAGAAGAGGGCCGAGTTAGTGAGCTTTTTAAAAGCTGTTCCCTCTGTAGAATTCTGTTGTGTTTATGGCTCCACTTTGCATCCAAACAATAAAGACAAG TCAGCCATGGTTGACTATATTCTTGGCGTATCCGATCCTCTGCAATGGCATTCTCAG ATTACACAAGTTGCAGATGATATAGGTGTAGGAGTACACTTTAACCCGTTTGTTACCTGGAATGACAGG ATGTTGAAGTACGGGGTTGTTCGAATGCATGACTTGGTACAAGACATACTGAACTGGgagacattttatttaagtgGTCGACCCTACCTGTATCCAACCCCGCCCATACCTGACCTGGCCTGCCCGTTTGCTAGGTCTAAGGGTGGGGGATAA